A window of the Cucurbita pepo subsp. pepo cultivar mu-cu-16 chromosome LG01, ASM280686v2, whole genome shotgun sequence genome harbors these coding sequences:
- the LOC111811550 gene encoding putative RING-H2 finger protein ATL21A, which translates to MAAAKISVAVAVTVLLAVFFFNRAESQFLCKQSSCRGDFSVAVRFPFRLKNTQDFRCGFKPDFDLYCNNRRQTILNLPDAGDVVVLFIDYKSQSLWINDPDQCFPRRLLIDSFDLKTSPFTSYYRSEPYTVLNCSYPVETLPFDRVRKIKCMSGGNYSVITVPNRDLDMVNAFLPSQCNVIATRKLPSTRMELEDGMVVKWSNPNCGNCEARGGDCGFKSNSSAAIQCFNLPKSGIPRGAKYGLIIGVGIPGLLFIIGLGCYVCGKFKAFTRPNRPTTNLSLSMGHQPTSAVAGLDKPTIESFPKTQLGESRRLPKPNDTTCAICLSEYQPKETIRTIPDCRHFFHSNCIDEWLKLNATCPVCRNSPEDSSAASTPSRTVSMSVSMSPRSVASLPRHE; encoded by the exons ATGGCTGCCGCAAAAATCTCCGTCGCAGTCGCCGTCACCGTCCTTTTAgctgttttcttctttaaccGAGCCGAATCGCAGTTTCTCTGCAAGCAATCCTCCTGCCGTGGAGATTTCTCGGTGGCTGTTCGATTCCCGTTCCGACTGAAGAACACGCAGGATTTTCGTTGTGGATTCAAGCCGGATTTTGACCTGTACTGCAACAATCGGAGGCAGACGATTTTGAATCTCCCGGACGCCGGCGACGTCGTGGTGTTGTTCATCGATTACAAATCTCAGAGTTTGTGGATCAACGATCCGGATCAATGCTTTCCGAGACGACTCCTAATCGACTCTTTCGATCTAAAAACCTCGCCGTTCACTTCCTACTACCGATCCGAACCCTACACCGTCCTCAATTGTTCGTATCCCGTTGAAACGCTGCCGTTTGATCGCGTACGGAAGATCAAATGTATGAGCGGCGGAAACTACTCTGTTATCACCGTGCCGAACAGAGACCTAGATATGGTTAACGCTTTCCTGCCGTCGCAGTGTAAC GTTATTGCGACAAGGAAGCTTCCATCGACAAGGATGGAACTCGAAGACGGAATGGTAGTGAAGTGGAGCAATCCGAACTGCGGAAATTGCGAGGCGCGCGGTGGAGATTGTGGATTCAAAAGCAATTCGAGTGCTGCAATCCAGTGTTTCAATCTTCCGAAGAGCG GGATTCCAAGGGGTGCGAAATACGGGTTGATCATCGGCGTGGGGATCCCGGGCCTCCTTTTTATAATTGGGCTGGGCTGTTATGTCTGCGGCAAATTCAAGGCCTTCACTCGGCCCAATCGTCCAACAACAAACCTCTCCCTCTCAATGGGCCACCAACCCACTTCCGCCGTAGCAGGCCTCGACAAGCCGACCATCGAATCCTTCCCCAAGACACAATTGGGCGAGAGCCGACGACTGCCAAAGCCCAACGACACCACCTGCGCAATTTGCCTGTCGGAGTATCAGCCGAAGGAAACCATCAGAACCATACCAGACTGTCGTCACTTTTTCCATTCTAATTGCATCGATGAGTGGCTTAAATTAAATGCCACGTGTCCAGTATGCCGGAACTCGCCCGAGGATTCCTCCGCTGCCTCTACCCCTTCTCGGACGGTGTCCATGTCGGTGTCCATGTCACCAAGATCGGTGGCATCGTTGCCACGTCATGAGTAA
- the LOC111811303 gene encoding NAD(P)H-quinone oxidoreductase subunit S, chloroplastic, whose amino-acid sequence MASSISLPSPQSPLLKSTFLGQTTRRFHLHRQFPLPRRASPSHHTFRPSASFDLAQLLGGRGLCNGEKGLKEELKRNVVEETIGAEIPETTEKLAVDKVPEDGFDKELMGLTGGFPGGEKGLRKFISENPPPPPPKPSASKSIEIGAIPSSQKPKPPDLPLLLPGMIAIVKNPNSPYYMYCGIVQRITDGKAGVLFEGGNWDRLITFRLEELERREKGPPMKNPRSAVLEPLLQKDSQ is encoded by the coding sequence ATGGCGTCCTCCATCTCCCTCCCTTCTCCCCAGTCTCCCCTTCTCAAATCCACCTTCCTCGGCCAAACTACCCGCCGCTTTCATCTCCACCGTCAATTCCCCCTTCCCCGTCGCGCATCACCAAGCCATCACACTTTCCGGCCCTCCGCCTCCTTCGATTTGGCCCAGCTTCTCGGCGGAAGAGGCCTTTGCAATGGCGAGAAAGGTCTCAAAGAGGAACTGAAGCGAAACGTGGTGGAGGAAACAATCGGCGCCGAAATTCCGGAAACAACCGAGAAATTAGCCGTCGATAAGGTTCCAGAAGATGGATTCGACAAGGAATTGATGGGATTAACCGGCGGATTTCCTGGCGGAGAGAAAGGATTGCGGAAATTCATATCGGAaaatcctcctcctccgcctccgAAACCTTCCGCTTCAAAATCCATCGAAATCGGTGCGATTCCGAGTTCGCAAAAACCAAAACCACCGGATCTGCCGCTGTTGCTGCCCGGAATGATCGCGATTGTGAAGAATCCGAACAGTCCATATTATATGTACTGCGGAATTGTACAGAGAATCACAGATGGAAAGGCAGGAGTTCTTTTCGAAGGAGGAAATTGGGATCGATTGATTACGTTTCGGCTGGAGGAGCTTGAACGAAGAGAAAAAGGACCTCCGATGAAGAATCCAAGATCGGCTGTTCTTGAACCTcttcttcaaaaggattcCCAATGA
- the LOC111803552 gene encoding uncharacterized protein LOC111803552 — MGNCVEVLSRRREEEGTMTTTTTTTMEKEERKGGVRIKVVLTKEELQWLMEQVQERGGKGLEELLGEIERRRRKVDEDGSWRPSLESIMEVPEVPDRMEPLSS, encoded by the coding sequence ATGGGAAACTGCGTCGAAGTTTTGTCGAGGCGGCGAGAAGAAGAGGGGACGATGACGACCACGACAACGACGACgatggagaaagaagaaaggaaaggggGAGTGAGGATAAAGGTAGTGTTGACGAAAGAGGAGTTGCAATGGCTAATGGAGCAAGTTCAGGAGCGAGGAGGGAAAGGGTTAgaagaattgttgggagagatcgagagacgaagaagaaaagtaGATGAAGATGGTTCGTGGAGACCTTCTTTGGAGAGTATTATGGAAGTTCCTGAAGTTCCCGATCGGATGGAGCCACTTTCTTcgtaa